AAGACATAATGCACCAGGGTCTATCAGGCATTTGTAAATTTAGTAGCCACCGGGTGCTACCCAAAGGATAAGAGCAAAATAGATTACCCTTAAAGTTCTACTCAAAAGGATATTTCCACCTTTCGAACATGCTATGTAACTCGTTGCTTGCTCACAGCACTCTTTAGCACGTGTTCCACCAGCATCAAGCAATGACAACCACCATAGCTTACAGAAACCCCGGTTCTGTATTTGACACACCCAAGGAATGAGAGTTAACATATATGGCCGTTCACTTTGAAATACAAAGCGATTAGCTAAGAAGAGTCAAGGAAATTCTCTGTGATTACAAAGCTGTATGAGATTAGATGGCATGGACGGGGCGGACAGGGAGCAGTAACAGCCGCCAAGATAGTAGCTCAGGCAGCCCACTTTAAAGGATATCAAGGTGTAACGGCGGCACCATCATTTGGCGCTGAGAGAAGGGGTGTTCCAGTAAGTGCCTTAACCAGGATTGCCCCAGAACCAGTAATGGTTGTATCTCAGGTGGAAAAACCGAAAGCTGTTGTGGTTCTGGACCAGTCGCTGCTTAAATACCAGGAGGTAATCAGCGGCTTAGGCAAGGGGGGATGGCTGGTAGTTAACTCATGGCTGCACCCTAAAGAACTTAACATCAAAGGCGATTTTAACATCGCCACCGCCGATGCTACTAAAGTCTGTCGAGAGATGGGGCTGATGGTCGGCGGACTCCCAATGGTGAACACTGCTATGCTAGGTGCCCTTGCTTGCGCTAGTCAAATAGTGGATATGCCCAGCATTGAAAAGGTAATAAGGGAAAGATTTACCAATAACGCTGTTGGCATTAACCTCGCCGCTATTGAGAAGACCTACGAGATTACCAAACTGGAGAGAATAGGATAACACAAGACCTTGGGAACCAGGGATTGCCAGCATATCTGCGATGAGTCATCGCCAGCTATCGGTGAAGCTGGCAAGACAGGTGAGTGGCGCAGCCTGATGCCGGTGATACACAATAACAAGTGTATCCCGGCTAAACAAAAGAAGCCCTCATGTTTTCTCTGCTGGCTGTATTGTCCAGATGCTGTCATAAAGAAAACCATACCCATCCAAATAAATCTGGAATACTGCAAAGGGTGCGGAATATGCATGCAGATATGCCCGGCCAAGGCTATAACCATGGTGTAACGAAAAAAACAGCTCTGTCTGGAACAAGAAAATTGAGCAGCTCTTTGGCAAAGAAAGATAATAAAGCCAATATTCGATTGCTGGACGGCAATCAAGCTGCCGCCGAGGGGGCTAAACTCAGCCGTGTCCAGGTCATTGCCGCCTACCCCATCACGCCACAAACACCACTTACCGAAGCACTTTCTGAATTCGTGGAGAGAGGCGACCTAAAAGCTGAATACGTCGCCGTCGAAAGTGAACATAGCGCCATGACCGTATGCACTTCAGCCTCTCTAGTAGGAGCCAGAACCTTCACCGCCACAAGCGCCCATGGTTTAGCCTACATGCATGAAATGCTGCATTGGGCGGCTGGGGCACGCCTACCAGTGGTGCTCGCCTGCGTTAACCGCGCCATCGGAGCACCCTGGAATATACTCAACGACCAGCAGGACTCTATATCCCAGCGTGATACCGGCTGGATACAGATATATGCCCGAAACAACCAGGAAATTCTGGATTCTATCATCCAGGCGTACAAGATTGCGGAAACTGTATACGTGCCCGTCATGGTCTGCTTCGATGGCTACGTCCTATCCCATACCGAAATGCCGGTGGACGTACCGTCACAAGAAGAGGTGGATAAATTCCTACCCCGGTATAAACCGCACACCATACTGGACCCAGCCAACCCCAAAAACTACAACCTGGTAACGCTCGCCGACCCCAGAGTCAACGCCGAGGGTGTCCTCTGTCACGGATACATGGAGCTGAGATATCTCCTCCAGGAAGCTTTGCAAGACTCCACAGAAACGATAATGAAGGTAGGACAGGAATTCGGCGAACTATTCGACAGGAACTACGCCAACATGTTCTGGGAAGATGACATGAACGATGCCGATATAGTTATTGTTGCCATGGGCAGCCTGGCAATGGAAGCAAAGGTGGCTGTTGACATGCTTCGAGAGGAGGGCCATAAGGTCGGTATTTTAGGTCTGAGAGTGTTCAGGCCATTTCCTAAAGCCGCTTTGGTAAAGGCATTAGAGAAGGCCCAACTGATTGCGGTTTTCGATAAGAATATCAGCTATGGCTCCGAGGGGGCTACCTGCTCAGAAATCAAGGCAGCTCTTTACGGTAGTCAGGTAAAAGCGGCCATAAGAAACTTCATCGTCGGACTTGGTGGGCGAGATGTAAAAGCCAGAGAGCTGGCAGATGCAGTGAGAGAAGCTATAACCTCGTTGAAAACAGGCGCTTTGAATATCGAACATCCTGAATGGATATGCTACATCTAAGAGGTACTCCATTTTGAAAGTTAACGCAGTCAACCTAACTGAAACAGAATATGCACTGCCCGGCAACAGGACATGCCCGGGATGTGCCTTAGCTCTTGCCTATCGCCACATTCTAAAGGCATTAGATGGGCAGGTCATTGTCACCGTGCCAGCAAGTTGTCTCACCGTACTGCACGGCATGTACCCAATAACATCGGTTAATGTCCCTTGCGTGAATACGCCGTTTGCCTCCACCGGGGCATCAGCAACAGGATTAGTTGCCGGACTCCGGGCTACGGGCAAGAAGGGAATTACAATACTGGCAATGGCTGGCGATGGTGGCACCCATGACATAGGAATCCAGTCGTTGAGTGGAGCCGCAGAAAGGCAGGAGGATTTCATCTACATCTGCTACGACAACGAAGGCTATATGAACACCGGTAATCAACGCTCAGGCTCAACGCCCCTGGGTGCTATCACAGGCACCACACCTGTACTGGGCAAGCGACAGAACCCCAAAGACATGGCTGCCATAATGGAAGCCCATTGCCTGCCGTATATCGCCACTGCCAATGCCTCTTACCCACTGGACCTGTACGAAAAGGTCAGAAAAACAAAAGGGATAAAGGGCACCAGGTTCATTCATGTTTTTACCCCCTGCGCTCCCGGCTGGCAATTCCCATACAGTGACACCATCAAAATCGGCCAGTTGGCAGTAGAAACCGGACTGGTTGTGCTCTATGAAGTAGAGGATGACGTTTTTCGTCTCACCTCTGCAAGCGAGTCCCTCGCCCAAAAGGGTAAGCTGAAGCCGGTGAGAGAATACCTAACTGAACAGGGAAGGTTTAAAAACGTTACCGAAGAGCAAATCGCTCAATTACAGGACTGGGTAAATGCCCGATGGCAATGCTATCTCGCCCGGGCAGCCAGTTTACAGCCTGCGACTGATATCACAGAATCAGCACCCTGAGACATCCCGAAAATAATTTATCTCTTTTCACTCGACAAAGCAGTTTTGTCGAGTCTCACACTGACACCACACAAAAAACCGCCCTGAACCCTAAGCTAAGATGACAGTCTAACTACGAGGATAGTATAATGGTTACAGATTATATATGCTGATAGCTGTGATATTGTTTCAATGCGCCGAAGCGATTTATCGAAGCTTTCCCTGTTTCCGTTAACAAAGGAGGTTGACAATCACGGTCACCTTCATATTGGTGGCTGCGACTGTGTTGAGCTGGCTAAAAAATTCGGCACCCCACTTTATGTTTTCGACGAGGCCACTCTTCGCTCCAAGTGCCAGGAGTTCAAGGCTGAATTCACCAAGCGTTATTCGAACACACTTGTCATATATGCATCAAAGGCTTTCCTGAATCGTGCTATAGCCATTATCTTCAAAGAAGAAGACCTGGGCCTAGATGTTGTCTCTGGCGGAGAGATGAGCGTGGCTCAGTCGATAGACTTCCCCCCAGAAAAGGTGTATTTCCATGGAAATAATAAGACTGGCGATGAGCTAAAGCTAGCTCTAGATTGGGGAATCGGGCGAATTGTAGTTGACAATTTGGATGAGCTGGAACTGCTTAATTCATTGGCTCGCGATGTGGGAGTTAGACAGGCCATTCTACTCCGCCTTAATCCGGGAGTTGACCCTCATACTCACCGACATACTACGACCGGCATACTGGATAGCAAATTTGGCTTTCCGCTAGCTACCGGACAGGCTGAGACGGCAGTAGCCAAAGCCACGTCAGCTTCAAACATTGAGCTCGTGGGCCTTCACTTTCACCTCGGCTCACCGATTCCCGATACCTCCTCCTATCAGATAGCCATAAGCCTTATCTTTAATTTTGCCAAGGAAATGAAAACCAAGCATGATTTTCATCTCGACGAATTCAGCCCCGGCGGTGGCTTTGCCGTCCGGTATACGGTAGAATCACAGGCACCAGACATAGCTGACTATGCCGAAGCCATAACTGCCAGGGTTTCAGGTCTAGTCAGTGAGCTTGGCTTGACACGCCC
This Chloroflexota bacterium DNA region includes the following protein-coding sequences:
- a CDS encoding pyruvate ferredoxin oxidoreductase; translated protein: MCDESSPAIGEAGKTGEWRSLMPVIHNNKCIPAKQKKPSCFLCWLYCPDAVIKKTIPIQINLEYCKGCGICMQICPAKAITMV
- the lysA gene encoding diaminopimelate decarboxylase, whose translation is MRRSDLSKLSLFPLTKEVDNHGHLHIGGCDCVELAKKFGTPLYVFDEATLRSKCQEFKAEFTKRYSNTLVIYASKAFLNRAIAIIFKEEDLGLDVVSGGEMSVAQSIDFPPEKVYFHGNNKTGDELKLALDWGIGRIVVDNLDELELLNSLARDVGVRQAILLRLNPGVDPHTHRHTTTGILDSKFGFPLATGQAETAVAKATSASNIELVGLHFHLGSPIPDTSSYQIAISLIFNFAKEMKTKHDFHLDEFSPGGGFAVRYTVESQAPDIADYAEAITARVSGLVSELGLTRPKLIIEPGRAIVAQAGVALYTVGSIKEIPGVRKYVCVDGGMGDNIRPALYEARYEVLVANKVSDDESTKVTIAGKYCESGDILAKDVNLAPVSPGDIIAIPVSGAYAIPMSSNYNMVPRPAVVMVRDGKARLIRKRESYKDLMRLDLI
- a CDS encoding pyruvate synthase subunit beta, coding for MKVNAVNLTETEYALPGNRTCPGCALALAYRHILKALDGQVIVTVPASCLTVLHGMYPITSVNVPCVNTPFASTGASATGLVAGLRATGKKGITILAMAGDGGTHDIGIQSLSGAAERQEDFIYICYDNEGYMNTGNQRSGSTPLGAITGTTPVLGKRQNPKDMAAIMEAHCLPYIATANASYPLDLYEKVRKTKGIKGTRFIHVFTPCAPGWQFPYSDTIKIGQLAVETGLVVLYEVEDDVFRLTSASESLAQKGKLKPVREYLTEQGRFKNVTEEQIAQLQDWVNARWQCYLARAASLQPATDITESAP
- a CDS encoding pyruvate oxidoreductase subunit gamma — encoded protein: MITKLYEIRWHGRGGQGAVTAAKIVAQAAHFKGYQGVTAAPSFGAERRGVPVSALTRIAPEPVMVVSQVEKPKAVVVLDQSLLKYQEVISGLGKGGWLVVNSWLHPKELNIKGDFNIATADATKVCREMGLMVGGLPMVNTAMLGALACASQIVDMPSIEKVIRERFTNNAVGINLAAIEKTYEITKLERIG
- a CDS encoding pyruvate ferredoxin oxidoreductase encodes the protein MPGQGYNHGVTKKTALSGTRKLSSSLAKKDNKANIRLLDGNQAAAEGAKLSRVQVIAAYPITPQTPLTEALSEFVERGDLKAEYVAVESEHSAMTVCTSASLVGARTFTATSAHGLAYMHEMLHWAAGARLPVVLACVNRAIGAPWNILNDQQDSISQRDTGWIQIYARNNQEILDSIIQAYKIAETVYVPVMVCFDGYVLSHTEMPVDVPSQEEVDKFLPRYKPHTILDPANPKNYNLVTLADPRVNAEGVLCHGYMELRYLLQEALQDSTETIMKVGQEFGELFDRNYANMFWEDDMNDADIVIVAMGSLAMEAKVAVDMLREEGHKVGILGLRVFRPFPKAALVKALEKAQLIAVFDKNISYGSEGATCSEIKAALYGSQVKAAIRNFIVGLGGRDVKARELADAVREAITSLKTGALNIEHPEWICYI